aatgaacgaaaattataggaaatcagcagtgatttgaaagttatcaaaaggattaagttaaattactgtgttatcagattacattcagtacataaggaaatggctgaaactacactgcaattctgatgtctctaacacttgagcatatcattgataataaaatacttccaagctgaaaattctctttattaggcatataaatcattagaacatcaatattccaaatgttattccagctgtcggagctcaatattagataaaagagagttcacgcgaaacgaaagcaaaatcaaattgataggttatgtttaacgtctgacgtttcatgacggcagcacttcaactcaaatttcatcacaacacgtaaacgttatatctgacgttatttctcacgttaacgtttacgttcaggctaacgtatgaatgtgcacacttcaactctctattcgctcgaatagcaccgcttaaagacgcttcacgcgtcttaatcgcgaaaatatggcttagAGGAAATTTTATGAAGCCCCCCCCCCTATTTCCTGCGCCACTGGTAGAATCAGTCAATTTTTTCACTACTAAACGATTcaatttatccaaaaaatcccATGTGTTAAATTTCATTCGAATGCACCAaatttttgacaaaaaaatcgcaaatttaggtACTGGATTTTGGAGGTCTTGTTCAAGAGGGGCCTCAGCATCCGTGAAGTACATTTTAGGATCTAAGTTGACATGAAGTTTTATTCATATTTCGACCTCTAGTATCAGCCCCTGAATTATATGAGCGTGTATACACACATACTAGCCTGTATGGCAAAATGTGCTCAttataaaactcaaaaaaagtgGAGTTATAAATATTTAACTTAAAACAGATTTagacgattttcacaaaatgattttttaaaaCACGACACGTGTTTAGCTATCACAATATCATCTTAAGGTGGGTGATGTTTACCAGGCGCGTGCCCAGAACGGTGTGTTGGGAGGGGGCTCAGCTATCATCCACTAAAAGAGGAAAATGTAACAAAAACATTTATTCcttataattataaaaaattatgaaaaacaaaaaaatattaaattatgtAAGAATTGACCAGTTTTTCGTTcttaataaaataaaacattaaTTTCTTGAATATAAAACTATAAAAAAGCAAAAATGAATATTAAAAAGTTTAATAGTTTTTAGTTATCAAATAAAAGCTTCAAGCGCCTTGAGCCAGCATTAGCAAATCTGGTCACAACCATTTTTGTATCAATGACTCTCTCGTAATTTGATAATCTTTAATTAGAGCTAATCCATTCGACCAGTTTTCTGCCATAGTGCTTCTGAGCAAGGTCTTAAGTCTCCTTAAGGAAGAAAAACTGTACAAATTTGGGTAAAAATCTTCGCAACATTTCCCAAGTGCTGATGAAGGACATGATTCGGGATTATTCGGTGTTGAAGTGATCCACttttttttccatctttttaATTCACTGGAGAGAAGACCCTTGTCAATGTCAGCTTCATCAATACCAGATATTTCTTGCTTTATTTCACTGTCAGAAAGATTATTTAACGTTGCTGGCTGGAATAATACACTGCagcgaaaaaacttttttgataaGTGGGAGATTCCtaaagtgagtttaagaaaaaaaagtcccataaacattgggtcgcaaacgtttcgttttcgagatacagagtgttgaagtttgaatatttttaaagtttttttctcatagtatctacacttcacaagatattcaactgaaatttggcatatatattacattttagagttctcaccacgtgacatggcaatttcgatagaagatctacagggtgatattttttctggaacactgccacctgttcttctgcagaacttttttttggtgagcaactgttaatttgaaaaaatgtaaaaagaagctttgttcttatactaaacttctcggtctcttgtagttttgtcgtatctaccaacgattccgagaaaaaacttgaaaaaaattcaaacttcaatactctgtatctcgaaaacgaaacgtttgcgaccccatgttaaagggacttttttttcttaaacatacttaaggaatctccccttttcgtttgtacgttcaatttaggaacactctgtatagttgggagccgaagagggaaattcgggatttatttgagcgtgtcagattaatatccttggaccctgtagagtacctgtaccaaaaattagaactgtatatagggggaattgtctaggagagcctgtcagaatagtaaaaaaaaaacgatcattgtacatattcgagcgtgtcagattaagatatatgtggttaattatatgttgaaaagtatatattctcttaatctgacaatttaagcgtgtggGAGgccgccaaagttgcaaaaaaaaaaacgtcacgggtacattctcgagcgcggtggcgttttttcttattttgaagctaatgattcaagaataacggaaaaaatataatctgacagttttagcaagccgaaacaataaaaattgcccataaaggtcacaaaactcaatttttttgtatatctttttcgtattcattataaaagttgtagagcataacattttctacaaattttgtcccaagcaattttttctgcgTTGAAACGTTTTTGTGATAAATGGCGATTAAAGcaaggtgtttagcgatacatgctgaagcgaaaattcactcgttggaaaatagtacattctaaggttcccAACAAACATTTATCGTCGGTAAATCGTCGGCTGTGTGCTGTTACTGCTGGCGAAGTGCGTACTGCTGTTACACAGCATCGGACCTTTGAAGATCCGAGGACATGGTTTACGCTGCTGAAGATGTGTCGAAACATGAGCATCTAGCCAGCGTCGGCAAAACGCTGCTGTTAGATGAGCAACTTCTTGGCGGTTTATATTCATCGGATCGGTTGCGGTTAGATGCATCTTCAGCGCGTTTTACCCTTAACATAAGGTCAAACTGTACTATTTAAATTTCGCGGGATTTTGCATAAGAGCTTCCAGACAATCTAATTCCGTCTCGAAGCGTTATTTCATTCAGACGGCGTACGCGTGCACGTGTTTCGAtgataaaaaagtttttaaGAGTAGGCTATTTgacgaaatttttctttctgaaaacttccttgttgtgttgtgttgtatTAACATAGTAACAGTGATGTCCCAGGGCAGGTGAGTAcaagaaatcaaaataaaatggtATTTCTATTTCTAATAAACTTCGGAGTAGGCGTCAGGAATATCATCACGTGAAACAgagagttctcgaaatattaggTCCAAGTAGTACATCATCACCATCATTAGAACCGAGTACTTCTACGATCTTTTGAGATTGCATATAGATAAAAAAAATGCAGAGATAGAAATGGATAAGAACACCATCAAAATAAAAAGGCACgaagaattgaagaaattcGATGCTGATATACTTATATATATGATctagaatatttgaaaaaatgtgtagGTAGAATTGTATCTACTCTTTTGGGATATGCTTTAATTTTTTGGTTTTGGTCTTTTTTATTCTAGAGAAAAAGTTCTACAATTTGAAAGACAGAAAAATCtatatatacaaatatttttcagttgtcCAAGTTTGGCCTCAACGGGGGTAAGGACGTAGCAGAGACAACACGCAAAATAATCTAACTCATAATAAGCCATGAATCAGGAATTTCCCTGAATTGGTCGGGTAggaattaataataaaaatggatTAGAAGCAATGGCGAATATTGTTGAGCTTAATCATGGTGAGTTTTCATGTTGTATTGGTCGAAAATGTTGACATTTTTTAATGTTAGGAAGTTACTTAAATTGAATACATATTTTGCATGTTGACAcatatttaattaatttaaacACATATAAGATGATATTCTatatgaaattcaataatttattttaaacaaataatgaaattctattatcCAGGATCTGTAAGGATAAATCCTATTACAAGAAGTGCCACTGATGTGGAAATGAATCATGTAATGAATTGGCTTCGCAATGCCGGTGACAGAGCAGGGGGCAGATTGAAAAGAGCGGAGGAAAAAGAAGCAGGCAATAATAATGAGCAGTGAATAAATAtatgcttttttttttcaagtaagcTAGTCGTTTTtatgtgttttttcaacctagaaagtatttatatatgtatattattatatgagcgttatattttaGTTGTTTGAATATATGAAGATTCTTTTCAATTGGCTGTATAAATTGTCTTGCCCTAATCACAATATAAGTGTTGCAaggtttcaaaaaatattaGAAGAAAAAAATAGATCTCCTTCAACATGGGAAATGATTCCGAGATTTCATAAGAAACGTTCAAAGatcagaaattattgatcaaataattcatatttattttttttttggatttgccAATTTCTACCAACGATTCTCAAATTTTCGGGGGCACCTTAGCATATTTACTTGGCATTTCTTTCTAACTCTAATACGAATTCAGTTTCAGCAACGTTTAGTTGGTATTAAGTGTCTCCTAAAAGTTGATCAGACAGAAATCGTACATGAGTAGTAAGAAATGTCACGTAAATATGcttagcaaagattatagagttaactctataatctttgatgcttaggtgtcccttaaaatttagggatcgttggtgaGAACGAGCATTAGTATTGCAGGTATGTATATATTATACCGACGTTGTACCGATCAATTGGAACAGCGTATTCCCAGCATTGTCTAGACGTTAAGCCGACGTGGTGCCGATCAATTGTAATAGCATTCTTCCAATATTTTGTAGAAGCTGAACCGACGTCGTAACGATTAATTTGAGGAGCGTATTTGAAGCATAGTCTAGACGCTAAACCGATGCTTTTTTGCACAGTCGAATCGTCACCGGATCTGCGGTGTGCAGACTCTGCAACATGTCGGCTCATAGTCCGTCGGGCGGCTGTCGGCCGATGTGACACTATTTGCAGTATACCGACTCTAACATCGCAGCACTAACCCAACGTTGGGCCGAGTTAAAAATGTTTGCtgggttcagtcacagacaacactgaaattttcgtgactagtttagttgtcattttgacaattgtcgattagactgggattctgcATCATAGATTCtgcattgaccttgccctttcgcatgtgtggctgagcttttcgcccttatcgccctctaactcgagaacggttaagagcattgtataaagaccagtGGTCTTTATGCaatggttaagagtatgtaaaattgcttcagacaaaagttgtgtagaattttattatctacaactttcatagtgaatacaaaaacgattagaggtacagggagggaaaaattcgaaaaaaagggatttttataaTCTTCAAAGTgtaagattaagaaaacccccctgattagtgtcagattaatggatcaacacgtctacaacaccgagattaaccatctgtatgaaaatctgacacgctcgagtatgtatctaagtaacgaattttttttaaattttcaaaggaccgctgtgaccttgcgtcacgtccaaattgtcagtcccttgaaaagtaccttcctttgggtccaattaacatatcctgcaaaaatctgacacgctggaattttttttaccaatttcaacccttccgtacggccagtcccaccgcgcaaactgtcagaaaAGCATGAACTCATTATCaaagacacgtagggcatatagagTATCTTACACACGATCGAGTATGTAGACCTGAtgattttttacatctttgagatcctgcagacgctttccccacctctgaaagtgcatacatcatagaacctatttttctttctaccatcttatcttcaaaatccactaggtctccacgaggctcgagtaaatcccgatatagcatcgtcggctccccaactaatataATTTCACGTAAAATTTTTGAACAGATTTTCACGTTTTTCGCCAAACTAAAATGGTTTATGGCATCGAATCCCCCATTCCCAACGATCTGTCTTCTCTTTGGAATAATACACCCATCTGAAACAAATCAATTACTGGGATGTTTAACAATCACTTATCGTGTAATGAAAAGATGCCGGTCGATGAAGCGCGCCATCGAGTTCACCGATCCCCACTCGAACGTTGCTGATAGAGATAAGTTGCCATAGCCGTTAGCAGGGATCCTCGGCGATAGTGTAAAGGGCAGAGTACAGGATGCAACCTTATAAAACGCTTCGTACCGAGATTCGACCGGCTTATTGAATCAGAAACCGGTCGCGGTTAACGCTGCTCGACTACGATTAAGTGCGCGAACgtatttttgttgttgttcaAGATGCCGGCCTGTAAGCTAGACAGCATGCCGCGAAAGTGGCCCAGCAACGAGTCCATCCACGCTGGAAGCACCTCCAGCAGCACTTCCGGCATAGACAGCCCTTGGTCCCTGCAGTCCCTGTCCCCAGGTTCAACATCGCCTGATAACACCCTCAGAAAACGAAGGATACTGAGAACGTCCTCGGTTGGAAGCGTTATCCAGGAACCTTTCGTCATCACCACCGAATGCAGAGTGTCCAGGAGCCAGAGTCCGGTTCTGCAAGGACAGCAGGTTGAAGAACCCCCGTCAGCTCTCGCTGAACTTATAGGATGGTATCCCCTTTTCCTATTCCGCCTCGTGAGGACCTTGTTATTGGTCTGCATGCCGAAAACTTGGACCCAGTTGCTTTTGGCTGTGCCCAAGCTGTATATAAACTTCTGGATTTGGGTGCTCAAACAGACGGCCCTATTTCCAATCACCGTGATCAAAATGATGTTGAATTTTATATGGGTGGACTCGGCGGAACGAAACAGGAAGAAAAGGACTGTTTTGATAAGTGGCGGTAGTACCATACAGGCCCTTCATTTAGCTAGGAATTTTTACTGTGCAGGTGCAAGAGTTGTAGTGTGTGAAGTTGAAGGACAGTTCGCTTTGGCAAGGTTCTCCACTGCTGTTTCCAGATTCTACACGGTGCCCAAACCCACGTCCGACCAACAACAGAATTACGTGAGGGCACTCTGCGAAATCGTAGACAAGGAGCAGGCTATGTACTACATCCCAGTGAGCGCCTCCACCTCAGCGTATTACGATGCCGTTGCTAAACCCCACTTGGAACTGCTCGGTTGCTCCTGCTTCTGTCCCGGAATCAAAGAAGTATGGGCTTTGGACGATACC
The window above is part of the Coccinella septempunctata chromosome 8, icCocSept1.1, whole genome shotgun sequence genome. Proteins encoded here:
- the LOC123318875 gene encoding uncharacterized protein LOC123318875, whose amino-acid sequence is MPACKLDSMPRKWPSNESIHAGSTSSSTSGIDSPWSLQSLSPGSTSPDNTLRKRRILRTSSVGSVIQEPFVITTECRVSRSQSPVLQGQQVEEPPSALAELIGWYPLFLFRLVRTLLLVCMPKTWTQLLLAVPKLYINFWIWVLKQTALFPITVIKMMLNFIWVDSAERNRKKRTVLISGGSTIQALHLARNFYCAGARVVVCEVEGQFALARFSTAVSRFYTVPKPTSDQQQNYVRALCEIVDKEQAMYYIPVSASTSAYYDAVAKPHLELLGCSCFCPGIKEVWALDDTLEVMKRCQKYDIPTPVYHSITSKEDVYRLYDTGAVRNGNFVMSTAGPIGLRERCKMVLPPSRNDLKLNFDISEQRPWVAVQDVKGDHFLTCTTVKQSQVVANVTCRLDRSNNGLVPTENQQINQWLSHFFSKLHLLRPITGHISFRFAVNKENGVLVPLSSRVGVSLPYICYTSIHPRLVWKTCKHFSRQNSGVLVNENGKVYISEHKQPAVENVTRLIGTVLDKREVLFLMWDPLPYCAYYHMQIPFKNVLSFIQKKQDSFPRPLTNPVR